The Spirosoma foliorum genome has a window encoding:
- a CDS encoding ATP-binding protein has product MNSLPVDLTNCEREPIHILGHIQSHGYLVAIQPDTYTIVHVSDNIAELVGIAPTQLLGQPVQALLAETSVPGNTLVELLNVGCRNDSWDTMNPNRVTLNGQVWNLIIHQYLGLILLEWEPSGDERNALINQQLLAQALTEVQSSRTLVDLLQNTARRVKTIIGFDRVMVYRFGADWHGKVIAEEKDDDLEPYLGLHYPASDIPRQARELYKINLVRLIADATSTPSKILSDSDWPSDRPLDLTHSVLRAVSPVHIEYLRNMGVQASMSISLMYRGELWGLISCHNTTPHFVDYPARQAAKFVSQLLSAALEFRKDEEDKTNLLQYTQNGQRLHEQLIFTDDVVRALVKSPVTVLNMTEATGAALVFNDKVYQLGQTPDEADIRALADWLPTTDTETFLETSQLPNLYPPAEAFRDVGAGLLAIELSRELKEYVFWFKPEQIQEVTWAGNPDKPVTVTSDGQQRINPRTSFAAWIEIVRNTSSPWSEAEIGAVVKLREDILQVVTRQANEIRLLNQRLQVAYEELDAFSYTVSHDLRTPLSSIRCYSEILLEEYGAELNPDAQALFQKIIDSTDRMRSLIRHILYYSRMGRTDLSTEKVDMRQLLEGIREEIMVTAKDRSLQIDIGETPAISADPTMVLQLFTNLIGNSAKYTRLTPKAVIQVNGRQTDDEVIYSVEDNGIGFDMKQAGKMFDLFKRLENARQFEGTGVGLAIVKRIINRHQGKIWFHSEPDRGTTFSVAFPLTTHA; this is encoded by the coding sequence ATGAATTCATTACCTGTTGATCTGACAAACTGTGAGCGCGAGCCGATCCATATTCTCGGCCATATCCAGTCGCATGGGTATTTAGTAGCTATTCAACCCGATACTTATACCATTGTACACGTCAGTGACAATATCGCTGAGCTGGTTGGCATTGCACCGACTCAGTTGCTGGGGCAGCCTGTACAGGCACTGTTGGCGGAAACAAGTGTGCCAGGAAACACACTGGTAGAACTCTTGAATGTAGGTTGCCGGAATGATTCGTGGGATACCATGAATCCAAATCGGGTAACCCTGAATGGACAAGTCTGGAATCTGATTATTCACCAATATTTAGGGCTTATTCTGCTCGAATGGGAACCCAGTGGCGATGAACGGAATGCGCTGATCAATCAGCAATTACTGGCGCAGGCGCTAACGGAAGTGCAGTCGAGCCGAACCCTGGTCGACTTGCTTCAGAATACGGCCCGGCGTGTAAAAACGATTATTGGTTTCGATCGGGTCATGGTGTATCGGTTTGGCGCCGATTGGCATGGTAAAGTAATTGCCGAAGAAAAAGACGACGACTTAGAACCCTACCTGGGCTTGCATTACCCGGCTTCGGATATTCCCCGGCAGGCCCGCGAATTATATAAAATCAATCTGGTGCGATTGATTGCCGATGCAACCAGTACGCCATCCAAAATTTTATCTGATTCAGATTGGCCCAGCGATCGCCCGCTCGATCTTACGCATTCGGTGCTCCGAGCTGTTTCACCGGTTCATATTGAATACCTGAGGAACATGGGTGTGCAGGCATCCATGAGTATTTCGTTAATGTATCGGGGTGAATTGTGGGGGCTGATTTCGTGCCATAATACAACACCCCATTTTGTCGATTATCCGGCTCGGCAGGCGGCTAAGTTTGTCAGCCAATTACTCTCGGCAGCTTTAGAGTTTCGTAAAGATGAAGAAGACAAGACAAACCTGCTGCAATACACCCAGAATGGGCAACGGCTTCACGAGCAGTTAATTTTTACGGACGACGTTGTGCGGGCACTAGTCAAATCGCCCGTAACAGTGCTGAACATGACCGAGGCAACCGGTGCTGCCTTAGTGTTCAATGATAAAGTTTACCAACTGGGGCAGACGCCCGATGAAGCTGATATTCGGGCCTTGGCGGATTGGCTCCCCACAACCGACACCGAAACATTTCTGGAAACCAGTCAACTTCCGAATCTGTATCCTCCGGCTGAAGCTTTTCGGGATGTAGGTGCTGGCTTGCTGGCGATTGAGTTGTCGCGGGAGTTGAAAGAATATGTATTCTGGTTTAAGCCTGAGCAGATTCAGGAAGTTACCTGGGCGGGTAATCCCGATAAACCCGTTACGGTTACCTCCGATGGGCAGCAGCGCATCAATCCCCGAACGAGTTTTGCCGCCTGGATCGAAATTGTACGCAATACATCGAGTCCCTGGAGCGAAGCCGAAATAGGGGCTGTTGTTAAGTTGCGCGAAGATATTTTGCAGGTTGTAACAAGGCAGGCGAATGAAATCCGGCTGCTAAATCAGCGTTTACAAGTAGCCTATGAAGAACTGGATGCCTTTAGCTACACCGTATCGCATGATTTAAGAACCCCTTTATCGTCGATTCGCTGCTACTCCGAAATACTGCTTGAAGAGTACGGAGCTGAACTGAATCCCGATGCGCAGGCTCTGTTTCAGAAAATCATTGATTCAACGGATCGAATGCGGAGCCTCATCCGGCATATTCTGTACTATTCGCGGATGGGACGCACCGATTTAAGCACTGAAAAGGTCGATATGCGTCAACTGCTGGAAGGCATCCGGGAGGAAATTATGGTAACAGCTAAAGATCGGTCTTTACAGATTGACATTGGAGAGACGCCAGCCATTTCGGCCGATCCAACCATGGTATTGCAATTATTTACAAACCTGATTGGGAATTCAGCAAAATATACCAGACTGACTCCCAAAGCAGTTATACAGGTAAATGGTCGGCAAACAGACGATGAGGTTATTTATTCGGTAGAAGATAACGGCATCGGCTTCGATATGAAGCAAGCTGGCAAGATGTTTGATTTATTCAAGCGATTGGAAAATGCCCGTCAGTTTGAGGGCACTGGCGTTGGTTTGGCTATTGTGAAGCGGATCATTAACCGGCATCAGGGCAAAATCTGGTTTCATAGTGAACCAGATCGGGGTACCACGTTTTCTGTTGCATTTCCACTGACGACACACGCCTAG
- a CDS encoding ADP-ribosylglycohydrolase family protein, whose translation MKLLSLSILTLVLSATIPPAKTGAPATVTLSKTMLQDKIKGGWAGQVIGCTFGGPTEFRFTGTMINAYQPIPWYDGYIKKTMTDNPGLYDDLYMDLTFVDVFEKKGLDAPIAEHANAYAKADYMLWHANQAGRYNILNGMKAPASGHWLNNPHADDIDFQIEADFSGLMAPGMPNTAVKIGDSIGHIMNYGDGWYGGAYVGAMYSLAFVSKDVNYIVKEALKTIPAQSTFYQCIADVIKWHDQFPNDWKRNWFEIERKWSDDIGCPDGVFHSFNIDAKINSAYIVLGLLYGGGDFTKTMEISTRAGQDSDCNPASAGGILGTMLGYDHIPAYWKQGLKEAEDIDFKYTTMSLNDVYAMSMKHALQVVERNGGKINGDQVTLALQTPKAVRLEQAFTGHYPVLARGIHKEIDGEYSFDFDGTGFVLKGEAKPKSRNAWDYKSDFAFNVELYIDGQKIETAKLPVDFTHRRHELFWRYQLPKGKHNVRLKVLNPDAEHIVRMGELLVYSDKPVPSKLH comes from the coding sequence ATGAAACTCCTTTCCCTCTCTATACTTACACTAGTCTTGTCAGCCACGATTCCCCCTGCCAAAACAGGAGCACCCGCTACTGTGACGCTTTCCAAAACCATGCTTCAGGATAAAATAAAAGGCGGCTGGGCAGGTCAGGTTATCGGTTGCACGTTCGGTGGGCCGACCGAGTTTCGATTTACGGGCACGATGATCAACGCTTACCAGCCCATTCCGTGGTACGACGGCTATATCAAGAAAACCATGACCGACAACCCAGGCCTGTACGACGACCTGTATATGGACCTGACGTTCGTGGATGTTTTTGAGAAAAAGGGGCTTGACGCGCCCATTGCCGAACATGCCAATGCGTACGCAAAAGCTGATTACATGCTCTGGCACGCGAACCAGGCGGGTCGATATAATATTTTGAATGGGATGAAAGCGCCCGCTTCAGGGCACTGGCTCAACAATCCTCATGCCGATGACATTGATTTCCAGATCGAAGCGGATTTTTCGGGACTGATGGCTCCCGGCATGCCCAACACAGCGGTGAAAATTGGTGATTCAATTGGCCACATCATGAACTATGGCGATGGCTGGTATGGTGGTGCGTACGTGGGTGCTATGTACTCGCTGGCGTTTGTCTCTAAAGATGTGAATTACATTGTGAAGGAGGCTTTAAAAACCATTCCCGCTCAGAGTACATTTTATCAATGTATTGCCGATGTCATTAAATGGCACGATCAATTTCCGAACGACTGGAAACGCAACTGGTTCGAGATCGAACGAAAATGGTCCGACGACATTGGCTGTCCCGATGGCGTGTTTCACTCCTTTAACATCGACGCCAAAATAAACTCGGCCTATATTGTCCTGGGACTTCTGTACGGGGGCGGTGATTTCACGAAAACGATGGAAATCAGTACACGTGCCGGTCAGGATTCCGACTGTAATCCAGCTTCAGCCGGTGGCATTCTGGGCACTATGCTGGGCTACGATCACATTCCGGCCTATTGGAAACAGGGCTTGAAAGAAGCCGAAGATATTGACTTCAAATACACGACCATGTCGCTCAACGATGTGTATGCCATGAGCATGAAGCACGCCCTGCAAGTTGTGGAGCGGAACGGCGGCAAAATCAACGGAGATCAGGTTACGCTTGCCCTCCAAACACCCAAAGCCGTGCGATTGGAACAAGCCTTTACAGGGCATTATCCCGTGCTGGCGCGAGGGATTCACAAAGAAATAGACGGCGAGTATAGCTTCGATTTCGATGGTACGGGCTTTGTTCTCAAAGGTGAAGCGAAGCCTAAATCGCGCAACGCATGGGATTATAAAAGCGACTTCGCCTTCAACGTTGAGCTATACATTGATGGCCAGAAAATCGAAACGGCCAAACTACCCGTCGATTTTACCCACCGTCGGCATGAACTGTTCTGGCGTTACCAGCTTCCTAAAGGCAAACATAACGTACGCCTAAAGGTATTGAATCCGGATGCGGAACACATCGTGCGCATGGGTGAATTACTCGTTTACAGCGATAAGCCAGTTCCCTCAAAGCTCCATTGA
- a CDS encoding DMT family transporter, translating into MNYIYLVLAFIVGLAITVQAGVNANLRQAMSNPILAAIVSFGSGFMVLVLMFLATGGSIPPFETIKQISWWKWTGGIMGAIYMITVIVSVQKIGTANMVSLSVAGQLVAALILDHYGLMGFSIHPANSWRLLGVGLIIAGVLLVVKN; encoded by the coding sequence ATGAACTACATCTATTTAGTACTTGCGTTTATTGTGGGCCTGGCCATTACAGTTCAGGCTGGCGTTAATGCCAATTTGCGACAGGCGATGAGCAATCCTATTCTAGCGGCCATCGTTTCATTCGGTTCCGGCTTTATGGTGCTGGTATTGATGTTTCTGGCTACAGGTGGATCAATACCTCCATTTGAAACCATCAAACAGATAAGCTGGTGGAAATGGACAGGAGGTATTATGGGCGCGATTTACATGATCACCGTTATCGTTAGCGTCCAGAAAATAGGAACCGCCAATATGGTAAGTTTGAGCGTAGCCGGACAATTAGTAGCCGCCCTTATACTGGATCATTACGGATTGATGGGCTTTTCAATTCACCCCGCCAACAGCTGGCGTTTGCTTGGTGTCGGGCTGATTATCGCAGGCGTGTTGCTGGTGGTGAAAAACTAA
- a CDS encoding outer membrane beta-barrel protein: protein MRKLFLLFLLQISFAGFAQKKPFKVTIAGGFSDPTYRAPKTDFAKAGFVYSLEPQYELDKFIKNLDLGFRLEQAFVQRTEYLDNNLSFPTQTKSIMSGVLTANYVVNTGSALKPYIGAGIGLYYAEKSTPIYNSISYPLPVTANLGGMGRLGIKYKIWHLEAAYNLVGDTSVKTATSGLTMTADNSYLTVKAGLTIAGNR from the coding sequence ATGCGTAAGTTATTCTTACTTTTTCTCTTACAAATTTCCTTTGCCGGGTTTGCCCAAAAGAAACCATTTAAAGTGACTATTGCTGGCGGATTTTCAGATCCAACATACCGGGCACCCAAAACCGATTTCGCGAAAGCGGGCTTCGTTTATAGCCTTGAGCCGCAATACGAACTCGATAAGTTTATCAAAAACCTTGACCTCGGTTTTCGGCTTGAGCAGGCATTTGTTCAGCGCACGGAATACCTTGATAATAATCTTTCGTTTCCAACCCAAACGAAATCGATTATGTCAGGGGTGTTGACCGCTAATTACGTGGTCAATACGGGCTCTGCGCTTAAACCTTATATTGGAGCTGGGATCGGACTTTATTATGCTGAAAAAAGTACGCCCATTTATAATTCCATTTCGTATCCATTACCCGTCACGGCTAACCTGGGCGGAATGGGGAGACTTGGCATTAAGTATAAAATTTGGCATCTGGAAGCGGCCTACAACCTCGTTGGCGATACCAGTGTTAAGACCGCTACCTCCGGTCTGACCATGACAGCCGATAATTCGTACTTAACCGTAAAAGCGGGTCTTACGATTGCGGGCAACCGATAA
- a CDS encoding sulfatase family protein, translated as MKYVFCLTGLLSLLALSLFSFKKETAVRPNILFILADDWSYPYASIYGDKTIKTPNLDKLAQHGTVFTNAYCASPSCTPSRAAMLTGRYPHNLGEGVNLCGRLDYSIPTYVQLLEKEGYSVAFDRKGWAPGDYMKMGYTQNPAGDSAKLGFGPFLDKLPKGKPFFFWFGTNDPHRPFDLGNGKKAGIDPSKIHLPKFLPDVPEVRGDVADYLSEVERLDREIGDLLKKLETSGQLENTIIVVASDNGMPFPHAKANLYDYGTRVPLLISRFSKPLNQPKRNDSFVNLIDLMPTFLDWGGIKQRPVVDGISLLPVLNGQKTVHRSEVFLERERHCLCRAELDSGAGYPMRAIRTKEYLYIRNFRPNRMPAGDETIPNTPSIFGDVDGGPTKIYMMDHRNDPAIKPLFVMGFEKRPAEELYVLKDDPYNLHNKVKDAALAQTKNALRKRLDKWMQDENDPRQKGGGDQIDKYESTTHAWITRDGIIFWDK; from the coding sequence ATGAAATATGTCTTTTGCCTGACGGGTTTGCTCTCGCTGCTCGCACTTAGTCTTTTTTCGTTCAAAAAAGAAACCGCAGTACGACCGAACATCCTGTTTATTCTGGCCGATGACTGGAGCTACCCCTATGCGAGTATATACGGCGATAAAACAATCAAGACACCTAACCTCGATAAACTAGCCCAACATGGCACCGTTTTTACGAATGCCTATTGCGCTTCACCTTCCTGTACTCCTTCGCGGGCGGCTATGCTTACAGGCCGATACCCGCATAATCTCGGCGAAGGGGTAAACCTGTGTGGCCGACTCGATTATAGTATTCCCACTTACGTTCAACTGCTCGAAAAAGAAGGCTATTCGGTGGCGTTTGACCGGAAGGGTTGGGCACCGGGCGATTATATGAAAATGGGTTATACCCAAAATCCGGCGGGCGATTCGGCTAAGCTAGGATTCGGGCCATTTCTGGATAAGCTGCCCAAAGGAAAACCTTTCTTTTTCTGGTTTGGTACCAACGATCCTCACCGCCCTTTCGATTTGGGAAATGGTAAGAAAGCCGGAATCGATCCGTCAAAAATTCACCTGCCTAAATTCCTGCCCGACGTGCCCGAAGTTAGAGGTGACGTCGCCGATTATCTGTCGGAAGTAGAGCGGCTCGATCGTGAGATTGGCGATTTACTGAAGAAACTGGAAACTTCGGGCCAATTGGAGAACACCATCATTGTGGTGGCTTCTGACAACGGGATGCCGTTTCCGCATGCCAAAGCAAATCTGTATGATTACGGAACCCGAGTGCCGCTCCTGATTAGCCGTTTTTCTAAGCCGCTAAACCAACCGAAACGCAACGATTCGTTTGTCAACCTGATCGATTTGATGCCTACTTTTCTGGATTGGGGTGGGATCAAACAACGTCCTGTCGTTGATGGCATTAGTTTATTGCCCGTATTGAATGGGCAAAAAACAGTTCATCGGTCCGAAGTTTTTCTGGAACGTGAGCGCCATTGTCTGTGCCGTGCTGAGTTGGATTCGGGTGCAGGCTATCCCATGCGCGCTATCCGCACCAAAGAGTATCTGTACATCCGTAACTTCCGACCCAATCGCATGCCCGCTGGCGATGAAACCATTCCGAATACGCCGTCTATTTTTGGCGATGTGGATGGTGGCCCCACCAAAATATACATGATGGATCACCGGAACGACCCTGCTATAAAGCCTCTGTTTGTCATGGGTTTTGAAAAACGCCCCGCAGAAGAATTATATGTCCTGAAAGATGATCCGTACAACCTGCACAACAAGGTAAAGGATGCGGCCTTAGCGCAAACTAAAAACGCATTGCGGAAGCGCTTAGACAAATGGATGCAGGATGAAAATGACCCTCGCCAGAAAGGTGGTGGCGATCAGATCGACAAGTACGAGTCGACCACGCATGCCTGGATAACCCGCGACGGTATTATTTTCTGGGATAAATAA
- a CDS encoding outer membrane protein assembly factor BamB family protein has protein sequence MHPICQLGQSVQVRSWTLAVVFLLLSMVGFAQKLDYSVAAEGQKLYMATCNNCHKAEAGVGAPGYFILAQMPPRAILAALETGKMREQAKELTTDQRKAIAQWLASKSLKDNPIPQEAYGQFTLPSTKSGLIHHSGWGGNLEGTGYRSAQQAGISPETVGRLKLKWAFAFPDVSQVRSKPAIVGDWLIIGTHFGEVYSIHKQTGKIGWRFLAKAAVRGAISVVQNNEGIRAFFADNNTNAYAIDVKTGNLLWESKAGKHPQSGNTGSVAVYDNIVYVPLTSNEVVSVLDPTYPCCSSSGEIVALDARSGKEIWRHRVIAEEAKEVGKKKNGAPFYGPSGAIVWSSPTIDTKRGLLYFGTGENYTSPATTTSDAIQALNLKTGKLVWSFQSTKDDTWNLACPGNPNCPEKVGPDFDFGMAPILTKLPSGKEILLVGQKAGIVYGLSPDNGKVIWQTRIGRGGALGGIHWGMATDGRYVYAANADNKFGINPKIDSLIKPEPGLFALDATTGKIIWKTVAPACEGKKGCIEANSAAPTVIPGLVFAGALDGHIRAYSTTDGKVLWDYDTVKEYQAVNGIAGKGGSIDGSAPVVADGMVFVNSGYGLFGELPGNVLLAFEIEK, from the coding sequence ATGCATCCTATCTGTCAATTGGGTCAATCTGTTCAGGTTAGGTCATGGACATTGGCCGTCGTGTTTCTGTTACTTTCCATGGTGGGATTTGCTCAGAAACTAGACTATTCTGTAGCCGCCGAAGGTCAGAAATTGTACATGGCCACCTGCAATAATTGCCACAAGGCCGAAGCTGGGGTAGGTGCTCCAGGCTATTTCATTTTAGCTCAGATGCCGCCAAGGGCCATTCTGGCTGCTCTGGAAACGGGTAAAATGCGCGAGCAAGCCAAAGAACTAACCACGGATCAGCGGAAAGCCATTGCCCAATGGTTGGCAAGTAAATCCTTAAAAGATAACCCTATACCTCAGGAAGCCTATGGGCAATTTACCCTTCCTTCAACGAAAAGTGGATTGATACATCACTCGGGTTGGGGTGGTAATCTGGAAGGAACCGGTTATCGGTCGGCACAGCAGGCGGGTATTTCGCCCGAAACCGTTGGACGTCTGAAACTAAAATGGGCTTTTGCTTTTCCGGATGTGAGTCAGGTGAGGAGTAAACCCGCTATTGTGGGCGACTGGTTGATTATTGGTACGCACTTTGGCGAGGTGTACAGCATTCATAAACAGACCGGGAAAATTGGCTGGCGTTTTCTGGCGAAAGCGGCCGTTCGGGGAGCCATTTCGGTGGTGCAGAACAACGAAGGAATACGCGCTTTTTTTGCCGACAACAATACAAATGCGTATGCCATTGATGTAAAAACTGGAAACTTACTCTGGGAGAGCAAAGCCGGGAAACATCCTCAATCGGGTAATACCGGTTCGGTGGCCGTTTACGACAATATAGTGTATGTTCCGTTGACGTCTAACGAGGTTGTCTCGGTTTTGGATCCGACTTATCCGTGCTGTTCGTCGTCGGGTGAAATTGTCGCGTTGGATGCTCGTTCGGGTAAAGAAATCTGGCGGCATCGGGTCATTGCGGAGGAAGCGAAGGAAGTAGGCAAAAAGAAGAATGGAGCACCGTTTTATGGTCCATCGGGAGCGATTGTCTGGAGCAGCCCCACCATCGACACAAAGCGCGGCCTGCTTTATTTCGGTACGGGTGAGAATTACACCAGTCCCGCTACAACGACCAGCGATGCTATTCAGGCATTGAATCTGAAAACCGGGAAGCTAGTCTGGTCGTTTCAGTCGACCAAAGATGATACCTGGAATCTGGCCTGTCCTGGAAACCCCAACTGCCCCGAAAAAGTAGGCCCTGATTTTGATTTCGGTATGGCGCCTATCCTGACCAAATTACCATCAGGAAAAGAAATCCTGTTGGTTGGGCAAAAAGCCGGGATTGTTTACGGCCTATCTCCCGATAACGGGAAAGTCATTTGGCAAACCCGGATTGGGCGAGGTGGGGCGCTGGGGGGCATTCACTGGGGCATGGCAACGGATGGAAGATACGTGTATGCCGCCAATGCCGACAATAAGTTTGGCATAAACCCCAAAATCGATTCACTGATCAAGCCGGAACCGGGCCTGTTTGCGCTGGATGCCACAACAGGAAAGATTATCTGGAAAACGGTCGCACCAGCCTGCGAAGGCAAGAAAGGCTGCATTGAAGCCAACTCGGCTGCGCCAACGGTCATTCCCGGACTGGTATTTGCTGGAGCACTGGATGGCCATATCCGTGCTTATTCGACAACGGATGGTAAAGTTTTGTGGGACTACGATACGGTAAAGGAGTATCAGGCCGTGAATGGGATTGCAGGAAAAGGGGGATCAATTGACGGGTCGGCGCCGGTTGTGGCCGATGGGATGGTATTCGTCAATTCCGGTTATGGCCTCTTTGGCGAACTCCCCGGAAATGTTTTGCTGGCTTTCGAAATCGAAAAGTAA
- a CDS encoding GRP family sugar transporter — translation MFIITYYPVAVVVCFLTMLCWGSWANTQKLATQSVPTTIFYRDYTYGILLLSLVLAFTFGSIGEAGRSFLPDIKQGDTQSLLYALIGGFVFNIANILIVVGIELAGLSVAMPVGIGLALILGVIVNYGSSPVSSVGLLAGGVFAIFLAVVFSALAYRAKATTDSSVSMQGLVITLVGGFLMSFFFYFVAKSMTTDFSNPAPGLLTPYTALVLFAIGVVVSTPLFIPVLRRFASKPADGEIFYSDVSRRNHRIGMLGGMVWCLGMASSLLASGAAGYAISYGLGQGATIIAVLWGVFIWQEFLGAPALSNRYLMLMGLCYVLGLVLIISAK, via the coding sequence ATGTTTATCATTACCTACTATCCCGTAGCTGTTGTTGTCTGCTTTCTGACAATGCTTTGCTGGGGTTCCTGGGCCAATACGCAGAAACTGGCTACCCAATCAGTACCTACTACTATTTTCTATCGCGATTACACGTACGGTATTTTATTGTTGAGTCTGGTTTTGGCCTTCACATTTGGTAGTATTGGCGAAGCCGGACGGTCGTTTCTACCAGATATTAAACAGGGTGATACGCAAAGTCTGTTATATGCCCTGATAGGTGGCTTCGTTTTTAATATCGCTAATATCCTTATCGTTGTCGGTATTGAACTGGCCGGTTTGTCCGTCGCTATGCCCGTTGGGATTGGACTGGCTCTCATTTTGGGAGTTATTGTCAATTACGGATCGTCGCCTGTAAGCAGTGTAGGTCTGTTAGCGGGGGGCGTTTTTGCCATATTTCTGGCAGTCGTGTTTAGTGCGTTGGCTTACCGGGCTAAAGCCACCACCGATTCGTCGGTCAGTATGCAGGGGTTGGTCATCACCTTGGTGGGTGGGTTCCTGATGAGTTTCTTCTTTTATTTCGTGGCTAAATCCATGACAACGGATTTTAGTAATCCGGCACCGGGACTGCTCACCCCCTACACAGCCTTAGTCTTGTTCGCCATTGGGGTGGTTGTCAGTACCCCATTATTCATTCCCGTATTGCGTCGATTTGCGAGTAAACCTGCCGACGGCGAGATCTTCTATAGCGACGTAAGTCGACGTAACCACCGGATCGGGATGCTAGGTGGTATGGTATGGTGTTTGGGCATGGCGTCGAGTTTATTGGCTTCGGGCGCAGCTGGCTATGCTATCAGTTATGGATTGGGCCAGGGAGCCACGATCATTGCTGTGCTGTGGGGTGTTTTTATCTGGCAGGAATTTCTCGGAGCGCCCGCTCTGTCAAACCGCTATCTGATGCTCATGGGCTTGTGTTATGTGCTGGGTTTAGTGCTAATTATTTCGGCCAAGTAG
- the rbsK gene encoding ribokinase — MPNQILVVGSSNTDMVVKTQKLPAPGETVLGGTFLMNPGGKGANQAVGAARLGGQVTFVAKVGNDIFGQQAVAGFQQEGINTSYILTDTEHPSGVALINVDASGENCITVAPGSNAHLQANETDAALQTASADALVLLQLEIPLPTVEHVVKQAAQQGLRVILNPAPAQELPADLFQHLFLITPNETEAELFTGVRVTDLPTAKQAAQKLHEMGVSNVVITLGSKGAYFSTGTEDQLIETATVKAIDTTAAGDCFNGALTVGLAEGQSLPDAIAFACKAASISVTRMGAQASMPKREEVV; from the coding sequence ATGCCAAATCAGATTTTGGTGGTTGGTAGTTCAAATACCGATATGGTCGTGAAGACCCAAAAATTACCCGCACCGGGCGAAACCGTACTGGGCGGTACATTCCTGATGAATCCGGGTGGTAAGGGAGCCAATCAGGCAGTTGGTGCCGCCCGACTGGGTGGTCAGGTGACCTTTGTTGCCAAGGTTGGCAATGATATTTTTGGTCAACAGGCTGTGGCGGGTTTCCAACAGGAAGGCATCAACACTAGCTACATACTGACCGATACGGAACACCCATCGGGCGTTGCACTGATTAATGTGGATGCTTCGGGCGAAAACTGTATCACGGTGGCTCCGGGTTCAAACGCCCATCTGCAAGCCAACGAAACCGACGCAGCCCTGCAAACAGCAAGCGCCGACGCCCTGGTCCTTCTCCAACTCGAAATTCCGCTTCCCACCGTCGAGCATGTGGTGAAGCAGGCTGCCCAACAAGGGTTGCGCGTTATTCTGAACCCTGCCCCTGCTCAGGAACTTCCAGCCGATTTATTTCAGCATCTTTTTTTAATCACGCCCAACGAAACCGAAGCCGAACTATTCACGGGGGTTCGTGTAACAGACTTACCCACGGCTAAGCAAGCCGCTCAAAAACTCCATGAAATGGGCGTATCGAATGTTGTTATTACGCTTGGTTCAAAAGGGGCTTACTTCTCCACGGGTACTGAGGACCAGCTTATCGAGACGGCAACCGTCAAAGCCATTGACACGACAGCGGCAGGCGATTGCTTCAATGGCGCACTGACCGTAGGGCTGGCCGAAGGGCAGTCGTTACCCGATGCAATCGCCTTTGCCTGCAAAGCCGCTTCGATTTCGGTTACGCGCATGGGTGCTCAAGCCTCTATGCCTAAGCGGGAGGAAGTAGTGTAG